One window from the genome of Hydra vulgaris chromosome 02, alternate assembly HydraT2T_AEP encodes:
- the LOC136075889 gene encoding uncharacterized protein LOC136075889 produces the protein MAIKNKTIDFETMRFNVFETANNILNDADTQIFQMYNFNSRYFETETFKTELEAYKNNFTVMHINIRSINKNFDKLKHFLIDCNYSFSTICRTETWCSDESIQNNSNFQIPNYKLLSSERKAYKKGGGIATYVRNDQVIKVRKDHSISNPDSEVFKIEIINSKFKNFIVSTCYRPPEGNIKKCSNYLEEIFLKINKEQKKLFCIGDLNIDCLKYKECPITKLFFDNMFQHCILPIINKPTRVTSNTISAIDNILTNSFLDTSLKAGIIKIDITDHFPIYFTIKHDTKINNNSKKKIYKRKINKNSIKCFKDTLSAVDWVKVYQECNLGNTNSAYNTFTDIFLKHYNNHFPIKEKEIKVKHLSCPWITSGIKKFSKTKRLYVKYLKNRNEENLSTYKQYKNLFEKIRKHSKKVYYSELLQKTNGDTKKTWNIMKEIIGKKYIKTNSLPDRIIINEIEHNDKNSIAEQFNNFFANIGPNMASKIQTANDSFENYFTDLNSELTFNGLSYEELENAKNSLKINKAPGIDEICSNIVMSIFSIIKKPLFEIFKSSITTRTVPEKLKIAKIVPIYKTGEPYLLNNFRPILILPVFSKLLERIIYNKLY, from the coding sequence AtggcaataaaaaataaaacaatagattttgaaaCGATGCGCTTTAATGTCTTTGAAACCGCGAATAATATACTCAATGACGCTGATACgcaaatttttcaaatgtataattttaacTCTCGATATTTTGAAACAGAAACTTTCAAAACTGAACTTgaagcttataaaaataattttacggtaatgcacataaatataagaagcataaataaaaattttgacaaacttAAACATTTCCTAATTGATTGCAATTATTCATTCAGTACGATTTGCCGaacagaaacttggtgttctGATGAATCAATCCAAAATAACTCTAACTTTCAAATtccaaattataaattattatcttcTGAAAGGAAAGCATACAAAAAAGGAGGAGGGATCGCAACTTATGTTCGAAATGATCAAGTGATAAAAGTGAGAAAAGATCACTCCATTTCTAACCCCGATAGTGAGGTCTTTAAAATAGAGATCATCAactccaaatttaaaaattttatagtctCTACCTGTTATAGGCCACCTGaaggtaatattaaaaaatgttctaattatctagaagaaatttttcttaaaatcaataaagaGCAAAAAAAGTTGTTCTGTATCGGGGACTTAAAcatagattgtttaaaatacaaagaGTGTCCGatcactaaattattttttgataacatgtttcaacattgtattttaccaattattaataaacccaCACGGGTAACCTCGAATACTATTTCTGCTATAGATAACATACTAACAAACTCATTTCTAGATACCTCCTTAAAAGcaggaataataaaaattgatataacagatcattttccaatttactttacaataaaacatgatacaaaaataaataataactcgaaaaaaaaaatttataaaagaaaaataaataaaaattctattaaatgttttaaagacaCACTATCGGCAGTAGATTGGGTTAAAGTGTATCAAGAATGTAACCTTGGGAACACAAACTCTGCATATAATACTTTCacagatatttttctaaaacactataataatcattttccaatcaaagaaaaagaaataaaagtaaaacatttgaGCTGTCCATGGATCACCAGCggaatcaaaaaattttcaaaaactaagagactatatgttaaatatttgaaaaacagaaATGAAGAAAACCTATCtacttataaacaatataaaaatcttttcgaaaaaatcagaaaacattctaaaaaagtttattattctgaattacttcaaaaaacaaatggAGATACCAAAAAAACATGGAACATCATGAAAGAAATAATcggaaaaaagtatataaaaacaaacagcTTACCAGATAgaattattataaatgaaatagAACACAACGATAAGAACTCTATTGCCGAACAATTCAacaatttctttgcaaatattGGCCCTAACATGGCGTCTAAAATTCAAACCGCAAATGACtcctttgaaaattattttactgatCTTAATAGCGAACTAACTTTCAACGGATTAAGCTATGAAGAACtcgaaaatgcaaaaaactctttaaaaatcaacaaagcaCCAGGAATTGATGAAATTTGTAGCAATATTGTAATGAGTATCTTTTCGATAATAAAGAAACCCCtcttcgaaatatttaaatcttcaattacaACAAGAACCGTTCCAGAGAAattgaaaattgcaaaaattgtacCAATATATAAAACTGGAGAACCATACTTACTAAACAATTTTAGACCAATCTTAATTCTTCCTGTATTCTCAAAACTCCTCGAacgaataatttataataaattatactaa